One stretch of Vulpes lagopus strain Blue_001 chromosome 12, ASM1834538v1, whole genome shotgun sequence DNA includes these proteins:
- the SPATA20 gene encoding spermatogenesis-associated protein 20 isoform X5: protein MSHLSSPPQKQKGEHKGRGLPRGSERGSSSRDKDRSVTVSSSVPMPIGGKGSRTNCSPSVPQKVPNRLISEKSPYLLQHAYNPVDWYPWGQEAFDKARKENKPIFLSVGYSTCHWCHMMEEESFQNEEIGRLLNEDFVSVKVDREERPDVDKVYMTFVQATSSGGGWPMNVWLTPNLQPFVGGTYFPPEDGLTRVGFRTVLLRIREQWKQNKNTLLENSQRVTTALLARSEISMGDRQVPPSAATMNSRCFQQLDEGYDEEYGGFAEAPKFPTPVILNFLFSYWLSHRLTQDGSRAQQMALHTLKMMANGGIRDHVGQGFHRYSTDRQWHIPHFEKMLYDQAQLAVAYSQAFQISGDEFYSDVAKGILQYVARNLSHRSGGFYSAEDADSPPERGMRPREGAFYVWTVKEVQNLLPEPVLGATEPLTSGQLLMKHYGLTEAGNISPSQDPKGELQGQNVLTVRYSLELTAARFGLDVDAVRTLLNTGLEKLFQARKHRPKPHLDSKMLAAWNGLMVSGYAVTGAVLGQERLINYAINGAKFLKRHMFDVASGRLMRTCYAGPGGTVEHRPGWRRAQCQLCVGPQPASDAWIYGSQRLDGQVCVSLDCLLRAHAPCPCGIARDGPRPLSPPADPQAGADPGQRGALQFPVPPAAFPEYLAAAGRSGHGLRV from the exons ATGAGCCACCTTTCTTCacccccccaaaaacaaaagGGGGAGCACAAAGGCCGCGGTCTCCCCCGTGGTTCAGAAAG GGGCAGCTCCTCCCGGGACAAGGACCGCAGTGTGACAGTCAGCAGTTCAGTACCTATGCCTATTGGAGGGAAGGGAAGCCGGACCAACTGCTCCCCATCTGTACCCCAGAAGGTCCCCAACCGCCTGATCAGTGAGAAGTCACCGTACCTCCTGCAACATGCCTACAACCCTGTGGACTG GTACCCCTGGGGACAGGAAGCTTTTGACAAggccaggaaagaaaacaagccaATTTTCCTTTCAG TGGGGTACTCCACCTGTCACTGGTGCCACATGATGGAGGAGGAATCCTTCCAGAATGAGGAGATTGGCCGCCTGCTCAATGAGGACTTTGTCAGCGTGAAGGTAGACCGAGAGGAGAGGCCAGATGTGGACAAGGTGTACATGACCTTCGTGCAA GCCACCAGCAGTGGTGGGGGCTGGCCGATGAATGTGTGGTTGACTCCCAACCTCCAGCCCTTTGTGGGGGGCACCTACTTTCCCCCCGAGGATGGCTTGACCCGAGTTGGCTTCCGCACAGTGTTGCTGAGGATACGGGAGCAG TGGAAGCAGAACAAGAACACCCTGCTGGAGAACAGCCAGCGTGTCACCACAGCCCTCCTGGCCCGCTCAGAGATCAGCATGGGTGACCGGCAGGTGCCACCATCCGCCGCCACCATGAACAGCCGCTGCTTCCAACAGCTGGATGAGGGCTATGACGAGGAGTATGGTGGCTTTGCTGAGGCCCCCAAGTTCCCCACGCCGG TGATCCTGAACTTCCTGTTCTCCTACTGGCTCAGCCATCGACTAACCCAAGATGGCTCTCGGGCCCAACAGATGGCCTTGCACACCCTGAAAATGATGGCTAACGGGGGCATCCGAGACCATGTGGGACAG ggcttcCATCGCTACTCCACGGACCGCCAGTGGCATATCCCCCACTTTGAGAAGATGCTGTATGACCAGGCACAGCTTGCAGTGGCCTATTCACAAGCCTTCCAG aTCTCTGGTGACGAGTTCTACTCCGATGTTGCCAAAGGCATCCTGCAGTACGTGGCTCGGAACCTGAGTCATCGG TCTGGAGGCTTCTACAGCGCTGAGGACGCAGACTCACCCCCAGAGCGGGGCATGCGGCCCAGAGAGGGGGCCTTCTATGTGTGGACGGTCAAGGAGGTCCAGAACCTCCTTCCTGAGCCTGTGCTGGGTGCCACCGAGCCCCTGACCTCGGGCCAGCTCCTCATGAAGCACTACGGGCTCACAGAGGCTGGCAACATCAGCCCCAGTCAG GACCCCAagggggagctgcagggccaGAATGTGCTGACCGTCCGCTATTCGCTGGAACTGACCGCTGCCCGCTTTGGCCTGGATGTAGATGCCGTCCGGACCTTGCTCAATACGGGGTTGGAGAAGCTCTTTCAGGCCCGGAAACATCGCCCAAAGCCACACCTGGACAGCAAGATGCTGGCCGCCTGGAACG GACTGATGGTGTCTGGCTATGCTGTGACTGGGGCTGTCCTGGGCCAGGAGAGGCTGATCAACTATGCCATCAATGGTGCCAAGTTCCTGAAGCGGCATATGTTTGATGTGGCCAGTGGGCGCCTGATGCGGACGTGCTATGCAGGCCCTGGGGGAACTGTGGAGCACAG ACCAGGATGGCGCAGAGCCCAGTGCCAACTCTGTGTCGGCCCACAACCTGCTTCGGATGCATGGATTTACGGGTCACAAAGACTGGATGGAcaagtgtgtgtgtctcttgacTGCCTTCTCCGAGCGCATGCGCCGTGTCCCTGTGGCATTGCCAGAGATGGTCCGCGCCCTCTCAGCCCACCAGCAGACCCTCAAGCAG GTGCTGATCCTGGCCAACGGGGAGCCCTCCAGTTTCCTGTCCCGCCAGCTGCCTTTCCTGAGTACCTTGCGGCGGCTGGAAGATCGGGCCACGGCCTACGTGTGTGA
- the SPATA20 gene encoding spermatogenesis-associated protein 20 isoform X6 produces MSHLSSPPQKQKGEHKGRGLPRGSERGSSSRDKDRSVTVSSSVPMPIGGKGSRTNCSPSVPQKVPNRLISEKSPYLLQHAYNPVDWYPWGQEAFDKARKENKPIFLSVGYSTCHWCHMMEEESFQNEEIGRLLNEDFVSVKVDREERPDVDKVYMTFVQATSSGGGWPMNVWLTPNLQPFVGGTYFPPEDGLTRVGFRTVLLRIREQWKQNKNTLLENSQRVTTALLARSEISMGDRQVPPSAATMNSRCFQQLDEGYDEEYGGFAEAPKFPTPVILNFLFSYWLSHRLTQDGSRAQQMALHTLKMMANGGIRDHVGQGFHRYSTDRQWHIPHFEKMLYDQAQLAVAYSQAFQISGDEFYSDVAKGILQYVARNLSHRSGGFYSAEDADSPPERGMRPREGAFYVWTVKEVQNLLPEPVLGATEPLTSGQLLMKHYGLTEAGNISPSQDPKGELQGQNVLTVRYSLELTAARFGLDVDAVRTLLNTGLEKLFQARKHRPKPHLDSKMLAAWNGLMVSGYAVTGAVLGQERLINYAINGAKFLKRHMFDVASGRLMRTCYAGPGGTVEHRPGWRRAQCQLCVGPQPASDAWIYGSQRLDGQVCVSLDCLLRAHAPCPCGIARDGPRPLSPPADPQADCDLWRSPGQGYQGSAAVCPLHLHP; encoded by the exons ATGAGCCACCTTTCTTCacccccccaaaaacaaaagGGGGAGCACAAAGGCCGCGGTCTCCCCCGTGGTTCAGAAAG GGGCAGCTCCTCCCGGGACAAGGACCGCAGTGTGACAGTCAGCAGTTCAGTACCTATGCCTATTGGAGGGAAGGGAAGCCGGACCAACTGCTCCCCATCTGTACCCCAGAAGGTCCCCAACCGCCTGATCAGTGAGAAGTCACCGTACCTCCTGCAACATGCCTACAACCCTGTGGACTG GTACCCCTGGGGACAGGAAGCTTTTGACAAggccaggaaagaaaacaagccaATTTTCCTTTCAG TGGGGTACTCCACCTGTCACTGGTGCCACATGATGGAGGAGGAATCCTTCCAGAATGAGGAGATTGGCCGCCTGCTCAATGAGGACTTTGTCAGCGTGAAGGTAGACCGAGAGGAGAGGCCAGATGTGGACAAGGTGTACATGACCTTCGTGCAA GCCACCAGCAGTGGTGGGGGCTGGCCGATGAATGTGTGGTTGACTCCCAACCTCCAGCCCTTTGTGGGGGGCACCTACTTTCCCCCCGAGGATGGCTTGACCCGAGTTGGCTTCCGCACAGTGTTGCTGAGGATACGGGAGCAG TGGAAGCAGAACAAGAACACCCTGCTGGAGAACAGCCAGCGTGTCACCACAGCCCTCCTGGCCCGCTCAGAGATCAGCATGGGTGACCGGCAGGTGCCACCATCCGCCGCCACCATGAACAGCCGCTGCTTCCAACAGCTGGATGAGGGCTATGACGAGGAGTATGGTGGCTTTGCTGAGGCCCCCAAGTTCCCCACGCCGG TGATCCTGAACTTCCTGTTCTCCTACTGGCTCAGCCATCGACTAACCCAAGATGGCTCTCGGGCCCAACAGATGGCCTTGCACACCCTGAAAATGATGGCTAACGGGGGCATCCGAGACCATGTGGGACAG ggcttcCATCGCTACTCCACGGACCGCCAGTGGCATATCCCCCACTTTGAGAAGATGCTGTATGACCAGGCACAGCTTGCAGTGGCCTATTCACAAGCCTTCCAG aTCTCTGGTGACGAGTTCTACTCCGATGTTGCCAAAGGCATCCTGCAGTACGTGGCTCGGAACCTGAGTCATCGG TCTGGAGGCTTCTACAGCGCTGAGGACGCAGACTCACCCCCAGAGCGGGGCATGCGGCCCAGAGAGGGGGCCTTCTATGTGTGGACGGTCAAGGAGGTCCAGAACCTCCTTCCTGAGCCTGTGCTGGGTGCCACCGAGCCCCTGACCTCGGGCCAGCTCCTCATGAAGCACTACGGGCTCACAGAGGCTGGCAACATCAGCCCCAGTCAG GACCCCAagggggagctgcagggccaGAATGTGCTGACCGTCCGCTATTCGCTGGAACTGACCGCTGCCCGCTTTGGCCTGGATGTAGATGCCGTCCGGACCTTGCTCAATACGGGGTTGGAGAAGCTCTTTCAGGCCCGGAAACATCGCCCAAAGCCACACCTGGACAGCAAGATGCTGGCCGCCTGGAACG GACTGATGGTGTCTGGCTATGCTGTGACTGGGGCTGTCCTGGGCCAGGAGAGGCTGATCAACTATGCCATCAATGGTGCCAAGTTCCTGAAGCGGCATATGTTTGATGTGGCCAGTGGGCGCCTGATGCGGACGTGCTATGCAGGCCCTGGGGGAACTGTGGAGCACAG ACCAGGATGGCGCAGAGCCCAGTGCCAACTCTGTGTCGGCCCACAACCTGCTTCGGATGCATGGATTTACGGGTCACAAAGACTGGATGGAcaagtgtgtgtgtctcttgacTGCCTTCTCCGAGCGCATGCGCCGTGTCCCTGTGGCATTGCCAGAGATGGTCCGCGCCCTCTCAGCCCACCAGCAGACCCTCAAGCAG ATTGTGATCTGTGGAGATCCCCAGGCCAAGGATACCAAGGCTCTGCTGCAGTGTGTCCACTCCATCTACATCCCTAA